One Miscanthus floridulus cultivar M001 chromosome 11, ASM1932011v1, whole genome shotgun sequence DNA window includes the following coding sequences:
- the LOC136494000 gene encoding uncharacterized protein — protein MAGVDPAMAGAQSTGIMLSKMQLKNKWDKLRRDYGAWRKLMRKQMGVGFNWNIGTINMNPEWWKKITKFKKKPIQNEDDLKVMLGNIVNEEQDHWDPMNSNPIIPLDDDTPTDGVEAEYPTEHHTIEHTFDGDNNSFENGDDVQEVTPITDNGKKKAKVILEKPPKKPKSSTALVIQEHILKISESASSFVSKRQGGITIEQVMEHVVACGAAYKTDEHFVATELFVKKEQREMFMTLPIDERLDWLRRKYNVMYGRN, from the exons atggccggcgtcgaccccgccatggccggcgcTCAG TCCACCGGAATAATGTTGAGTAAAATGCAACTAAAGAACAAATGGGACAAGTTGAGAAGGGATTATGGTGCTTGGAGGAAATTAATGAGGAAGCAAATGGGGGTTGGGTTCAATTGGAATATAGGAACTATCAACATGAATCCTGAGTGGTGGAAGAAGATAACAAAG TTCAAGAAGAAGCCTATCCAAAATGAAGATGACTTGAAGGTGATGCTTGGAAACATTGTTAATGAGGAGCAAGATCATTGGGATCCTATGAATTCCAACCCCATCATACCCCTTGATGATGACACTCCAACTGATGGTGTAGAGGCTGAGTACCCCACTGAGCACCACACTATCGAGCACACATTTGATGGTGACAACAACTCTTTTGAAAATGGAGATGATGTTCAGGAGGTCACTCCTATCACAGACAATGGTAAGAAAAAGGCTAAGGTTATTTTGGAGAAGCCCCCCAAGAAACCTAAGAGTAGCACAGCCCTTGTTATCCAAGAGCACATCTTAAAGATTTCTGAGTCTGCATCTTCTTTTGTGTCTAAAAGGCAAGGTGGGATCACCATTGAGCAAGTTATGGAACATGTTGTGGCATGTGGGGCTGCATATAAGACTGATGAGCATTTTGTGGCAACTGAGTTGTTTGTGAAGAAAGAGCAAAGAGAAATGTTCATGACCCTCCCCATCGATGAAAGGCTCGATTGGCTTAGGAGGAAGTACAATGTGATGTATGGAAGAAATTGA